From the Pseudomonas sp. Teo4 genome, the window GGCCAAACCGGCATTCGCCGTTGTGAAACTGATCGTGGTGCCCAGCGGTATGGATGCGGCCGACGACTACCTGGTTGAGAATGCCGTGCCTGGCGAGCTGGTGATTTGCAGCGATGTGCCGTTGGCCGACCGCTTGATCAAGAAGGGCGTGGCCGCGCTGGACCCAAGGGGGCGTGAGTTCGACGAGCGCAACATGGGTGATCGGTTGGCGGTGCGTAACCTGTTCACCGAGCTGCGTGAGCAGGGGCAGGTCGGAGGCGGGCAGGCGCCTTATGGCGAGCGGGAGAAGCAGGCGTTCGCCAATGCGCTGGACCGGATTCTGACGCGTCTGACGAAGGGGTAGTGGGGAGGGCTGCTTTGCAGCCCTATCGCAGGCTTCGCCAGCTCCCACGAGAGAAATTCCCAACGGCGGCCTGACCCGTGGGAGCTGGCGAAGTCGGGGCGCCGAACCGCCGCGATGGCCCGCAAAGCGGGTCCGGCCTCTTACTGCTCACCCTCGTGAGTGAGTTCCAGCACCCGATCCACCAGCTTGTAGATACCACCCGCCGCTTCGCTGATCGACTGGGCCAGCATGTAGGCCGGGGTGGTCACCAGCTTGCGCTGGGTATCTTCGACGATGTCATGCACATCGCACTCTTCGTGTGTTCCGCCCATCTTCGCCACCGCAGCAGCGGTACCGGCATCGTTGCCGATGGTGCAGACCACACCCGGACCATAGATCTTGGCCGCCAGCGCTGGCGAAATGCAGATCAGGCCTACCGGTTTGCAGGCATCGGCAAAGGCTTCGGCCAGGGCGAGCACGTCCGGATTGACGGTGCAGCCGGCACCTTCGACGGCAAAGTTGGACAGGTTCTTCGCCGCGCCAAAGCCACCCGGCACGATCAGCGCGTCGAAATCTTCGGCCTTGGCTTCACGGATGTCCTTCACCTCGCCACGAGCGATGCGCGCCGATTCGACCAGTACATTGCGCGACTCGGGCATTTCCTCGCCGGTCAGGTGGTTGATCACATGCATCTGCGCAATGTTCGGCGCGAAGCACTGTACCTGTGCACCGCGCTGGTCGAGGCGCAGCAGGGTGATCACGCTTTCATGGATTTCGGCGCCGTCGTATACGCCACAGCCGGAAAGAATCACCGCTACTTTTTTGGTCATGCTCATTACTCCAGTGTCGAGGCGCTAAATGTCCTCTAGTTTGGCAGATGTCGCCATAGGGTTTCCTGTAGCTGCGGCCTAATCTCTTTTGATCATGCCGGAGCCGTTGCCCATGGACCTGATTCTGCTGGCCGTGCCGTTCTTCTTTGTGCTGATCGCCGTCGAGCTGGTGGCCGACCTGGTGCGTGGCCAGCGCAACTTCACCCTGGCCGATTCGATCAACAGCCTGAGCACAGGGGTACTGTCGACTAGCACAGGTTTGCTTACCAAAGGGGTAGGGCTGGTGACTTATGTCGTGGCCTGGGAGCACCTTGCGCTGCTGCGGCTGCCGCAGGATGCCTGGTGGGTATGGCTGCTGGCGTTCGTGCTGTACGACCTGTGCTACTACTGGCTGCACCGCCTGGGACATGAGCGCAACGTGCTGTGGGCCGCCCACTCGGTGCATCATCAGAGTGAGGAATACAACCTCACCACTGCCTTGCGCCAGACCAGCAGCGGCTTCATCTTCTCGTGGATCTTCTACCTGCCGCTGGCGCTGATCGGCGTGCCGCCGGTGGTGTTCATCACCGTGGCATCGCTGAACCTTTTGTACCAGTTCTGGGTGCACACCCGGCATATCCCTAAACTGGGTTGGCTCGAGTGGGTGCTGATCACGCCGTCCAACCATCGCGTCCACCATGCGCAGAATCCTGCTTACTTGGATCGTAACTATGGCGGCGTGTTCATTCTCTGGGACCGCCTGTTCGGCACTTTCAAGGAAGAAGACCCGACTGAGCCCGTGGTGTTCGGTGTGACCACGCCCCTGGCCAGCTGGAATCCGCTGTGGGCCAACCTGCAGTTCTACGCGCAGCTTTGGCATGACGCGCGAAACACCCGCAGCCTATGGGACAAATTGCGCATCTGGTTCATGCCCACCGGCTGGCGCCCGGCCGATGTCGCGGCACGTTACCCGCAGGCCAAGCAAAACCTGGCCTTGTTTCGCAAATTCGAGGTGGCCTTGGGGCGTGCGCAACAGGTCTACGTGGTAGCGCAGTTCACCGTCTATGTGGCGTTGGGTAGTTATTTGATGGGCGTGGCAGAGCAGGTGCCGACGTCTGCCCTGGTGTTGGGATGGTCGGTGATGGCGTTCGGCTTGTTCGTGCTGGGTGCGATGCTGGAGAACCGGCCGTGGGCGCAGCGCCTGGAGTGGGTGCGCTTGCTGTCCAGTGTGCCGGCACTTTACCTGGCCGGCGCACTGGGCTTAGGGCCGGTCACTGTGTTGGTCTGGTGCCTGCTTCTGGCCTACTGCTTGGCCAGCCTGTGGGCCCTGGCCGTTTGCCGCCGCCTTGCGCTCGGCGCGCAACGTACGAAAGCGCCGACGCAGCCAGAGCAGGCCGCCCAGCACCAGCAGGCCGCCAAGCACCCATAGCTCGTACTTCTTCACATTGCCCAGCATGCCTTCGAGGATGGCGCCGAAGTGGTACGCGGCAGCGCCCAACGCCAAGGCCCACACGGCTGCTCCGATACCGTTGAGCAGCAAGTAGCGGCGTGGCGGGTAGCCGGAAAGGCCGATGGCTACTGGCATCACCGTGCGCAGGCCGTACACGAAGCGGAAGCTCAGCACCCAGATATCGGGGTGGCGGCGAATGTGGTCCAGCGCCCGGTCACCCATGGCCTGCCAGCGCGGTTTGCGTGCCAGGATCTTGCGCCCATGGCGGCGGCCCATGAAGTACCACAGCTGGTCACCGGCGTAGCTGCCGAAGAATGCGGTCAGGACCACCAGGTTGATGTCCATGTAACCGCGGAACGCAAGGAACCCCGCAAGCACCAGGATGGTCTCGCCTTCGAAGAAGGTGCCAAGAAAGAGGGCGAAGTAGCCGAAATCCTGCAGGAATTGTTGAAGCATTTTCTGAGGTGCTGGCGAAATGAACGCGCAGCCTACCCCTTCGCGCGCATTCATGAAAGTGTCCAAATGTGTCTCGACGTGAACAATCCCTGTGCAGACAATGCCTGCGGCCATAAGTCGCGACTTGCCTTGGCATGTAACACAGGCGTCATAATGGCCGCTTATCGTGCCGCTCAATTGATGATAGGGCGTTAACGTCCTCCAGGAACGCCAGATGAATAATGAAGTGCTAACCCCTGTCGCGATCAAGGACGCCCAGGCTCTTCCCGAAGAGATGGTGCAGACCCCGCCGGACCTGCCCGTGACGCCGGAGCCGGTGGTCGAGGCTGCCGCCGCGCCGGCCCCTGCGCCTGCACCGGCAATCGCCATCCCGGGCCTGGACGACAGCAGCCTGTACATTCATCGCGAGCTTTCGCAGCTGCAATTCAACATTCGTGTGCTGGAGCAGGCGCTGGATGAGTCCTATCCGCTGCTCGAGCGCCTCAAGTTCCTGCTGATCTTCTCCAGCAACCTGGACGAATTCTTCGAAATCCGTGTTGCCGGCCTGAAGAAGCAGATCAATTTTGCCCGTGAACAAGCCGGTGCCGACGGTTTGCAGCCGCACCAGGCGCTGGCACGGATCAGCGATCTGGTGCACACGGAAGTCGACCGCCAATACGCGATCCTCAACGATGTGCTGCTGCCTGAGCTGGAAAAGCATCAGATCCGCTTCATCCGCCGTCGTTACTGGACGCCCAAGCTCAAGACCTGGGTGCGTCGTTACTTCCGTGACGAGATCGCGCCGATCATCACCCCGATCGGTCTCGACCCGACTCACCCTTTCCCGTTGCTGGTGAACAAGAGCCTCAACTTCATCGTCGAGCTGGAAGGTGTCGATGCCTTCGGCCGCGACTCGGGCCTGGCGATCATCCCGGCCCCGCGTTTGCTGCCACGGGTCATCCGCGTGCCTGAAGATGTGGGTGGCCCAGGCGACAACTATGTGTTCCTGTCTTCGATGATCCACGCCCACGCCGACGACCTGTTCCAAGGCATGAAGGTCAAGGGCTGCTACCAGTTCCGCCTGACCCGAAACGCCGACCTCGCGCTGGACTCCGAAGAAGTCGACGACCTGGCCCGTGCCCTGCGCGGCGAGCTGTTCTCGCGTCGATACGGTGATGCTGTACGCCTGGAAGTGGCTGACACTTGCCCGAAACACTTGTCCGACTACTTGCTCAAGCAGTTCAGCCTGAGCGAGAGCGAGCTGTACCAGGTCAACGGCCCGGTCAACCTGACCCGCCTGTTCAGCATCACTGGCCTGGATAGCCACCCGGAGCTGCAGTACACCCCGTTCACCCCGGCGATCCCCAAGCTGCTGCAGAACGCCGACAACATCTTCAGCGTGATCGGCAAGCAGGACGTGTTGCTGATGCACCCGTTCGAGTCCTTCACCCCGGTGATCGACCTGCTGCGCCAGGCCGCCAAGGACCCGCACGTGCTTGCCGTGCGGCAGACCCTGTATCGCTCCGGCGCCAACTCGGAGATCGTCGACGCCCTGGTGGACGCGGCGCGTAACGGCAAGGAGGTCACCGCGGTGATCGAGCTGCGTGCGCGTTTCGACGAAGAGTCCAACCTGCAGATGGCCAGCCGCCTGCAAGCGGCCGGCGCAGTGGTGATCTACGGTGTGGTCGGCTTCAAGACCCACGCCAAGATGATGCTGATTCTGCGCCGCGAGCAGGGCGAGATCGTCCGTTATGCACACCTGGGTACCGGTAACTACCACGCCGGCAACGCCCGCCTGTACACCGACTACAGCCTGCTCACCTCCGACGATGCCCTCACCGAGGACGTCGGCAAGCTGTTCAGCCAGTTGATCGGCATGGGTAAGACCCTGCGCATGAAAAAGCTGCTGCATGCGCCGTTCACCCTGAAAAAGGGCATGCTCGACATGATTGCCCGCGAGACGCAGTTCGCCCTCGAAGGCAAGCCGGCGCACATCATCGCCAAGTTCAACTCGCTGACCGACGCCAAGGTCATCAAGGCCCTGTACAAGGCCAGCCAGTCCGGCGTGCGTATCGACCTGGTGGTGCGCGGTATGTGCTGCCTGCGACCGGGCATTCCGGGGGTGTCGCACAACATCCAGGTGCGCTCGATCATCGGCCGCTTCCTGGAGCACACGCGGGTGTTCTACTTCCTCAATGGCGGCGAAGAGCAGATCTACCTGTCCAGTGCCGACTGGATGGAGCGCAACCTCGACAAGCGTGTCGAGACCTGCTTCCCGGTGGAGGGCAAGAAGTTGCTGCTGCGGGTGAAGAAGGAGCTGGAAGGCTACCTGACCGACAACACCCACGCCTGGACCTTGCAGTCGGATGGGCGCTACGTGCGCAGCACCCCGACCGGTAACCAGAACCCGCGCAGTGCTCAGGCCACCCTGTTGGAGCGCTTGAGCAACCCGGTCCTCAACGTACGCTGAGGACGAAGCCGACCCGGGCCAGCCACTCCGCCTCGTTGGCGAAGTCGGCCTGGGTCAGCTGGTTCTGTTCCAGCCAGCCATCCGGGAAGGCCACATCCAGGGTGTCTTCGCTGGCATGCAGTTCCACTTTCGGCATCTGCTGGTTACCACGGATGTGGTGGAACAGGATGGCGAAGCGCAGTAGCACGCACAGGCGGATCAACTGGATGCCTTCGTCGCCGAATTCGGCGAACTTGTCCTTGGGAATGTTGCGGCGGTGGCCACGCACCAGCAGGGCCAGCATCTGTTGGTCTTCGCGAGAGAAACCGGCCAGGTCGGAGTGCTCGATCAGGTAGGCGCCGTGCTTGTGGTAGTGGTAATGGGCAATATCCAGGCCGATTTCGTGAACTTTGGCCGCCCAGCCCAGAAGATCGCGCCAGTTACCCTCTTCAAGCCCCCACACCTTGGCTACCTGGTCAAAGGCGTGCAGCGCTTTGCGCTCGACACGTGCTGCCTGCCCCTGATCGACGTGGTAGCGCTCCATCAGCGAGTTCAGAGTGCGTTCGCGTACGTCTTCGTGGTGGTGGCGGCCCAGCAGGTCGAACAGCACACCTTCACGCAGGGCGCCGTCGCAGTGGTCCATGCGTTGCAATTCGAGCGCGTCGAAGATGGCTTCGAGAATCGCCAGGCCGGCCGGGAAAATGGTGCGGCGGTCTGGTTTCACGCCGTCGAAATCGATCTTGTCGACTTCGCCCAGCTTGAACAGCTTGCGCTTGACCATGGCCAGGCCTTCGGCGTTGACCTCGCCATTGCCCAGGCCCAAGGCCTTGATGGCGGCGCCGATGGCGCGGATGGTGCCGGACGAACCGATGGCTTCGTCCCAGGTCAGGCGGTGCAGGGCGTTCTCGATGCTCATCAGTTCCAGGCGTGCGGCGGTGTAGGCCTGGGCGTAGCGCGCCGGGGTGATCTTGCCGTCGCGGAAATAGCGCTGGGTGAAGCTCACGCAGCCCATCTGCAGGCTTTCGCGCAGCAGCGGTTCGAAGCGTTGGCCGATGATGAATTCGGTACTGCCGCCGCCGATGTCGGCGACCAGGCGTTTGCCGGGGGTGTCGGCCAGGGTATGGGACACACCGAGGTAGATCAGGCGGGCCTCTTCACGGCCGGAGATGACTTCCACCGGGTGGCCAAGAATCGCCTCTGCACGCTGGATGAACTCATTGCGGTTACGCGCTTCGCGCAGGGCGTTGGTGCCGACGATGCGCACGGCGCCGGAATGCATGCCATTGATCAGCTGGGCGAAGCGCTTGAGGCAATCGAGGCCCCGCTCCATGGCTTCTTCGCTGAGCAGACGATCTTCGCCGATGCCGGCGGCCAGCTGAACCTTTTCGCCCAGCCGCTCAAGAATACGGATCTCGGTGTGGTGAGCCTTGGCCACGACCATGTGAAAGCTGTTGGAGCCAAGGTCGATGGCGGCGATCAGAGACAGGTTCTTCGCGGATGTTTGCGGCATGGTCTGAGTGTTCTCGGTCGTTAACCTGGCAATCGTGCCACGATCCTTGGCTGTCGCCAACGCGGGGCACGTCAAGGTTTGATGCAAGGCAATGTGCCATTCGATGCTATGACACTTGTGTGACAGTTTCGATTCGCGGCGTCTTGCACAACTATAGTTACACTCAATCGTCCGTGACTTCCTGTAGACAGCCTCTGCGGCTATGATGGGCCACGTTTTTTGCTTACGACCCTGGAGATATCCATGAGCAGCGATCTGATCAAACACGTCACCGACGCGACCTTCGAAGCCGAAGTCCTGCAGGCTCAAGGCCCGGTGCTGGTCGACTACTGGGCTGAATGGTGCGGCCCATGCAAGATGATCGCCCCGGTTCTGGACGACATCGCCGCCACCTACGAGGGCAAACTGACCGTCGCCAAGCTGAACATCGACGACAACCAGGAAACCCCGGCCAAGCACGGCGTGCGTGGCATCCCGACCCTGATGCTGTTCAAGAACGGCAACGTCGAAGCCACCAAGGTCGGCGCCCTGTCCAAATCCCAGCTGGCCGCGTTCCTCGACGCCCACCTGTGATGTGAAAAAGCCCCGCGAATGCGGGGCTTTTTTTTAACTCGAAGGTTTTGTGGGGGCGGGTTTTTCCGCGTATTCAAGGGTTGATCCACCGCCGCCTTCGCGGGTAAACCCGCTCCCACAAGGATCGATTTACCCCGTCAAAACCACTAGACGTCGAAAAAAGCAAGTGTTACATTCGGCCTCGCACTGCTTCTCCAGTGCCCTCTGCACGCCGTCGCCGAAGCATCCCTAATTCGAATCAGTACGCGATCTTGTCGCCATCTAGCGGCGCGGCCTCATTAAGCCACAGCTTAATTCTCCCTTCTTACATGATTACGTCACTCCCCTTATGAACCTGACTGAACTCAAGCAAAAGCCGATTACCGATCTTTTGGAAATGGCCGAACAGATGGGCATCGAAAACATGGCCCGTTCGCGCAAACAGGACGTGATTTTCGCCCTGCTGAAGAAGCACGCGAAAAGCGGCGAAGAGATCTCGGGTGACGGCGTGCTGGAGATTCTCCAGGATGGTTTCGGTTTCCTGCGTTCGGCTGATGCGTCCTACCTGGCCGGCCCCGATGACATCTACGTCTCGCCTAGCCAGATCCGCCGTTTCAACCTGCGTACCGGCGACACCATCGTCGGCAAGATCCGCCCGCCGAAGGAAGGGGAGCGTTACTTCGCTCTGCTGAAGGTCGATACCATCAACTTCGACCGTCCGGAAAACGCGAAGAACAAGATTCTGTTTGAAAACCTGACGCCGCTGTTCCCCAACAAGCGCCTGAAGATGGAAGCCGGTAACGGCTCCACCGAAGACCTTACCGGCCGCGTCATCGACCTGTGCGCTCCAATCGGCAAGGGCCAGCGCGGCCTGATCGTCGCCCCGCCGAAAGCGGGTAAAACGATCATGCTGCAGAACATCGCGGCCAACATCACCCGTAACAACCCAGAGTGCCACCTGATCGTCCTGCTGATCGACGAGCGCCCTGAGGAAGTGACCGAAATGCAGCGCACCGTGCGCGGCGAAGTGGTCGCTTCGACCTTCGACGAGCCGCCAACCCGCCACGTGCAGGTTGCCGAGATGGTCATCGAAAAGGCCAAGCGTCTGGTCGAACACAAGAAAGACGTGGTTATTCTGCTCGACTCCATCACCCGTCTGGCGCGTGCCTACAACACCGTGATCCCGAGCTCCGGCAAGGTGCTGACCGGTGGTGTCGACGCCCACGCCCTGGAGAAGCCGAAGCGTTTCTTCGGTGCCGCCCGTAACATCGAGGAAGGCGGTTCGCTGACCATCATCGCCACCGCGCTGGTCGAAACCGGCTCGAAGATGGACGAGGTGATCTACGAAGAGTTCAAGGGTACCGGCAACATGGAGCTGCCGCTGGACCGCCGCATCGCCGAGAAGCGCGTGTTCCCAGCCATCAACATCAACCGTTCGGGCACCCGTCGCGAAGAGTTGCTGACCGCCGACGACGAACTGCAGCGCATGTGGATTCTGCGCAAGCTGCTGCACCCGATGGACGAGATCGCCGCCATCGAGTTCCTGGTCGACAAGCTCAAGCAGACCAAGACCAACGATGAGTTCTTCCTGTCGATGAAGCGCAAGTAAGCACTTTCGGCCAGGCTGTA encodes:
- the elbB gene encoding isoprenoid biosynthesis glyoxalase ElbB; the protein is MTKKVAVILSGCGVYDGAEIHESVITLLRLDQRGAQVQCFAPNIAQMHVINHLTGEEMPESRNVLVESARIARGEVKDIREAKAEDFDALIVPGGFGAAKNLSNFAVEGAGCTVNPDVLALAEAFADACKPVGLICISPALAAKIYGPGVVCTIGNDAGTAAAVAKMGGTHEECDVHDIVEDTQRKLVTTPAYMLAQSISEAAGGIYKLVDRVLELTHEGEQ
- the ppk1 gene encoding polyphosphate kinase 1, whose product is MNNEVLTPVAIKDAQALPEEMVQTPPDLPVTPEPVVEAAAAPAPAPAPAIAIPGLDDSSLYIHRELSQLQFNIRVLEQALDESYPLLERLKFLLIFSSNLDEFFEIRVAGLKKQINFAREQAGADGLQPHQALARISDLVHTEVDRQYAILNDVLLPELEKHQIRFIRRRYWTPKLKTWVRRYFRDEIAPIITPIGLDPTHPFPLLVNKSLNFIVELEGVDAFGRDSGLAIIPAPRLLPRVIRVPEDVGGPGDNYVFLSSMIHAHADDLFQGMKVKGCYQFRLTRNADLALDSEEVDDLARALRGELFSRRYGDAVRLEVADTCPKHLSDYLLKQFSLSESELYQVNGPVNLTRLFSITGLDSHPELQYTPFTPAIPKLLQNADNIFSVIGKQDVLLMHPFESFTPVIDLLRQAAKDPHVLAVRQTLYRSGANSEIVDALVDAARNGKEVTAVIELRARFDEESNLQMASRLQAAGAVVIYGVVGFKTHAKMMLILRREQGEIVRYAHLGTGNYHAGNARLYTDYSLLTSDDALTEDVGKLFSQLIGMGKTLRMKKLLHAPFTLKKGMLDMIARETQFALEGKPAHIIAKFNSLTDAKVIKALYKASQSGVRIDLVVRGMCCLRPGIPGVSHNIQVRSIIGRFLEHTRVFYFLNGGEEQIYLSSADWMERNLDKRVETCFPVEGKKLLLRVKKELEGYLTDNTHAWTLQSDGRYVRSTPTGNQNPRSAQATLLERLSNPVLNVR
- the trxA gene encoding thioredoxin TrxA, with protein sequence MSSDLIKHVTDATFEAEVLQAQGPVLVDYWAEWCGPCKMIAPVLDDIAATYEGKLTVAKLNIDDNQETPAKHGVRGIPTLMLFKNGNVEATKVGALSKSQLAAFLDAHL
- the ppx gene encoding exopolyphosphatase, with the translated sequence MPQTSAKNLSLIAAIDLGSNSFHMVVAKAHHTEIRILERLGEKVQLAAGIGEDRLLSEEAMERGLDCLKRFAQLINGMHSGAVRIVGTNALREARNRNEFIQRAEAILGHPVEVISGREEARLIYLGVSHTLADTPGKRLVADIGGGSTEFIIGQRFEPLLRESLQMGCVSFTQRYFRDGKITPARYAQAYTAARLELMSIENALHRLTWDEAIGSSGTIRAIGAAIKALGLGNGEVNAEGLAMVKRKLFKLGEVDKIDFDGVKPDRRTIFPAGLAILEAIFDALELQRMDHCDGALREGVLFDLLGRHHHEDVRERTLNSLMERYHVDQGQAARVERKALHAFDQVAKVWGLEEGNWRDLLGWAAKVHEIGLDIAHYHYHKHGAYLIEHSDLAGFSREDQQMLALLVRGHRRNIPKDKFAEFGDEGIQLIRLCVLLRFAILFHHIRGNQQMPKVELHASEDTLDVAFPDGWLEQNQLTQADFANEAEWLARVGFVLSVR
- a CDS encoding DedA family protein; the encoded protein is MLQQFLQDFGYFALFLGTFFEGETILVLAGFLAFRGYMDINLVVLTAFFGSYAGDQLWYFMGRRHGRKILARKPRWQAMGDRALDHIRRHPDIWVLSFRFVYGLRTVMPVAIGLSGYPPRRYLLLNGIGAAVWALALGAAAYHFGAILEGMLGNVKKYELWVLGGLLVLGGLLWLRRRFRTLRAERKAAANGQGPQAGQAVGQKQAPDQHSDRP
- the rho gene encoding transcription termination factor Rho — protein: MNLTELKQKPITDLLEMAEQMGIENMARSRKQDVIFALLKKHAKSGEEISGDGVLEILQDGFGFLRSADASYLAGPDDIYVSPSQIRRFNLRTGDTIVGKIRPPKEGERYFALLKVDTINFDRPENAKNKILFENLTPLFPNKRLKMEAGNGSTEDLTGRVIDLCAPIGKGQRGLIVAPPKAGKTIMLQNIAANITRNNPECHLIVLLIDERPEEVTEMQRTVRGEVVASTFDEPPTRHVQVAEMVIEKAKRLVEHKKDVVILLDSITRLARAYNTVIPSSGKVLTGGVDAHALEKPKRFFGAARNIEEGGSLTIIATALVETGSKMDEVIYEEFKGTGNMELPLDRRIAEKRVFPAININRSGTRREELLTADDELQRMWILRKLLHPMDEIAAIEFLVDKLKQTKTNDEFFLSMKRK
- a CDS encoding YaiI/YqxD family protein; this encodes MRIWIDADACPKAAKDLIVKFALKRKLEVVMVAGQAVAKPAFAVVKLIVVPSGMDAADDYLVENAVPGELVICSDVPLADRLIKKGVAALDPRGREFDERNMGDRLAVRNLFTELREQGQVGGGQAPYGEREKQAFANALDRILTRLTKG